DNA from Acidobacteriota bacterium:
CCGGGCCGCTTTGGCCAATTCCCCGGCTCTCTCGATTTGGCGCGGCGCCAAAATCAAACGGAGAAGGCCGTCCGGACGTCGTTCGGTCCGGAAGGCTCTTAGAATGATCTCCTCTTCGCCTTTACGGGTGCTTCCGGCGACGACGACACGGCCATGTTCCGGAATGCCCAGGCTTTCACGCAGAAATGCGCGCTGATCGGGCGCCAGAGGCGCGATGTGGACTTCCGACTTGAGATTACCGGCCACACCGATTTTGTCCCCGGGAACTCCCAGTTCCTCGAGCCGGATTCGGTCGAGGTCGGTCTGGACCAGAAACCGGTCGACATTTCGGAATATTTTCCGGATCAGCGGCCGGATTTTGCTGTAATTCTTATGAGAATTTTTCGAGATGCGGCCGTTGACGACGAGAACGCGTGTTCCCCGCCGAGCCGCTTCGCGGAGAAGATTCGGCCAGAATTCCGATTCGGCCAGAACGAGGACGCGGGGATCGACGGCCCGGAAGATCCGTCTGACGACCCAGGGAATGTCCAGGGGAACGAAAAAGATTTTGTCCGCGGAAACCAGCTTTTCCCGGGCGATGCGCATCCCGGAATTGGTGTGGGTCGAAACGAAGATGTCCCATTCGGGATGGCGCGCCCGAAGCCGCTCCACGAAGTTTTGAACGGAGAGGACCTCCCCGACACTGACGGCATGAATCCATATGCCGGGTCTGGCCGGATCCCGGGATATCGGATCGAAGCCCAGGCGCTCCTTCAGATAGAGACGCTCCCGCCTCAGGATTTTCATACGAACGGCATAGTAGGGACAATACAGAGCCAACGCGACAAAGAGAAAAAAGGTATACAATACATACACGGCCGTTAGACTATATCGAAATTGCGGCATTCGTGCAAGATCCGGGCGTTGCATGAATCGGGAAAATCTGTTAAGATGTCGGCTGAAATTGTCTGGATATAATCCCGAAAGGAACGTAAAATGGCAGACGACGCCAAGAAAGAAACAGCCGCTGAAAAAGAACCCCGCAGAAAGAAAGTCAAAGACTTGACCCTTAAGGACATAGAGACCCGCCTGGCTGAACTCAAGACATCCCAGGGAGGATGGAGGTCCCGTTACGCCCGCCATCTTCTGGACAGAAAAAAAGCCCTGACTTCCTGATAACAAGACATTTACATTTCCGCCCGTTTTGGGATATGATGTAGCGGAAAACCATAAGGAGACACATCGAGTGCTAGACACAGAAAACAAAACCCGTATTATCCGGGAGAGCCAGGTCCATGCGACCGATTCGGGTTCGCCCGAGGTTCAAATCGCCCTGATGACGGAACGCATCAATCTGCTCATCGGACATTTCAACACCCACAAGAAAGACCACCACTCCCGAACCGGGCTGTTGAAACTTGTCGGACAGCGGAAACGTCTTCTTGAGTATCTCAAGAAGAAAGACGTCGGCCGCTACGAAAAAACCATCAAACGCCTGGGCCTCAGAAAGTAGTCCGGGTCGAGGAAAAAAATGTCCAACAGCATTAGTCTTGATATCCAAGGACGCACCCTATCCATCGATATCGGCAAGGTGGCGCGCCAAGCCGATGGATCCGCCCTGATCCGATACGGGGATACCGTCATGCTTGTGACGGCGACATCCAAAAAAGACATGAAGGAAACCAAGCCGTTCCTTCCCCTGATCATCGACTACCGCGAGAACACCTACGCCGCAGGCAAAATCCCCGGCGGCTTTTTCAAACGCGAAGGCCGGATGACGGAAAGGGAAATCCTCATCGCCCGTATGATCGACCGTCCGGTCCGCAGCCTTTTCCCCGAGGGCTACTTTTTTGACACTCAGGTCGTCGGACTTCTTCTTTCCGCCGATTTGGAAAATGACCCGGATACCCTGGGGATCATCGGGGCTTCGGCCGCCCTTTATTTTTCCGACATTCCGTTCACGACGCCCATCGGCGCCGTCAAGATCGGCCTCGTCGACGGCCGGTTTGTGATCAATCCCAAGACCTCCGAACTCGAGGGCAGCCTCCTCAATATGGTTGTCGTCGGCACCGAACACGGCGTCGTGATGATCGAGGCCGCCGCCGTCGAAGTCGACGAGAACACGGTCATCGAAGCCATCGACCTGGCCATGGAACAGATCAAGCGGATCGTCCAGGCCCAAAAGGACGCCTACGCCCGGTCCGGCATCCAAAAACGCGAATTCACCCCTGCCGAAACCGATGAAGATCTTCTGACCCG
Protein-coding regions in this window:
- a CDS encoding 3-deoxy-D-manno-octulosonic acid transferase; this translates as MKILRRERLYLKERLGFDPISRDPARPGIWIHAVSVGEVLSVQNFVERLRARHPEWDIFVSTHTNSGMRIAREKLVSADKIFFVPLDIPWVVRRIFRAVDPRVLVLAESEFWPNLLREAARRGTRVLVVNGRISKNSHKNYSKIRPLIRKIFRNVDRFLVQTDLDRIRLEELGVPGDKIGVAGNLKSEVHIAPLAPDQRAFLRESLGIPEHGRVVVAGSTRKGEEEIILRAFRTERRPDGLLRLILAPRQIERAGELAKAAREDGLTAFCRTEMLQDRLPARAWDVLILDTLGELARFYALSDSAFVGGSLVEWGGHNILEPAFHAKPVYFGPHMGNFAHLAECFLKGGGARVVRNEEDLSAMFRSAGSPNSAEMGGRARACLDALPGATDRTIGDVERLVNGFADHTHRT
- the rpsO gene encoding 30S ribosomal protein S15, whose translation is MLDTENKTRIIRESQVHATDSGSPEVQIALMTERINLLIGHFNTHKKDHHSRTGLLKLVGQRKRLLEYLKKKDVGRYEKTIKRLGLRK